In Gemmobacter sp., the sequence ATGAGGCCAAGCGGTCTGGCCTGGGCATCAAGGCGTTTCAGGAATGGAAATTCGTCGCCGAACAGAACCGCATCGGGGTCGATCAGCTGGTCGACGGATTCAAGGAACTGTCGCTGCGCGCCGATGAATGGATCGTCACTGGCGGGGGGGCTGCCTCCGAGGCATTCCAGCGGCTGGGCTATTCCGCAGGCGATTTGAAAACCAAGCTGAAAGACCCGTCTGCCCTGATGTTGGAAATCATCGGGAGGCTGGGGCGACTGGACAAGGCTGCGCAGATTCGAATCTCGGATGAACTGTTCGGTGGCAGCGCGGGCGAACGTTTCGTGGAGCTGCTGGGGCAGGGCGAAGACGGCCTGCGCCGCCTGATCGCGCGGGGCCATCAGGTTGGCGCGGTCATGGACGAACAGATGATCGCCAAGGCGGATGAGCTGGACCGCAGATATGGCGAGATGACTGCGCGGATGGACAATTTCCACAAGCGGATGGTCGTAGGTGCGTTCGAGGCGGTGCAGGAATACGCCCGGCTGCGCGAAGAAAATCGCAGCCTGTTCCGCGTCTTTGAAACCACCAATCCCGCCTATGCGCTGATGGGGGCTGGCATTGATCTGGTAACCGCCGCGACGGCCGAGGCCCAGACCGAAGCCCAGAAGTTGACTGCCGCTCTGAACCGGGATCTTTCCCAGGCCATGGGTGCAATCGGTTGGCAGGCCGAGACGCTGGCCGCCGGGCTAGCCGAGGATGCTGACGCCCTCGACCTGATGGGCCGCAGCGCCGATGCAGAGCCCCTGCGAGCCTTTGCTTCCGAAATCAACGGCTTGGTCGCAGACTTTGCCCGGACTAAGGATGCACAGGCCTTTGCGGATGGTCTGGCCGAGGTCAACCGCAAGGCCGTGATCGCCTATGACGACATCAAGGCACTGGACGGGATCAAGCTGGGCGGCGTCATCGGTCAGATCGGCGACCTTGCCTTGGCATTGCTGAATGCTTTGGGTATCGCACGGAACTTGCAGGCCAGCCTGCCCGGCAGCGGAGGCTATGTCAGCAGCGGGCGCGGAAACGGAGCCTCCGAAGCGGCCCGACGTCGGGAAGATTTGAACCCGTGGAAGGACGATCCTAGCGTTTCCACGGGACGCCCCAAGCGGGCGCCCAATGATATGTGGTGGCTGGATCCTGAAGATACCGGAAAATCGGGCGGCAGCAGTGGCAAACGCGACCGGCACAGCCTGTCCGCGATCATGGAGCGCACCCGCGCCGATATTGCCGAGCTGGAGGCCGAGGCCGCCGTGTTGCTGGCCGTCGCCAGCGGCAACCGCGAACTGGGCGATGCCATGGAATACGCCAAGAAAAAGGCCGAACTTCTGGCCGCCGCGAAAAAGGAAGGCAAGGAAATCACCCCCCAGCTGGCCGCCGAAATCGACCAGCTGGCCATGGCCTATATGACCGCCGGCCTGAGTGCCGAGGATGCCGCCGACAAGATCGACAACATCCGCGATGCGACCGAACGGGGCGAGGACGCAATGACCGACCTGTTTGGCGCGATCCTCGAAGGGTCGGCCTCGGCCAAGCAGGCCTTGGCCAGCCTCCTCATGCAGATGGCCAAGGTGCAGTTCTCGCAGGCGATGCTGGGCATTCTGGGGGGGACGTCCTGGGGCAAGACGCTGATCAGCAGCGTCGGACTGTCGATCGGCAAGAACGCGAATGGCACGACAAACTGGGCCGGCGGATTGACCATGATCGGCGAACGGGGGGCCGAACTGGTCAGCCTGCCGCGCGGGTCGCAGGTTTTTTCGGCACTGGATTCGCAGCGCATGATGGGGAATGCCTCTGCCGGCGCCTCGATCACCGTCTACTCCGACCCGTCCGTCGTGGTGCGGGCCGCCGAGGGGGCCGCTGTTCGGGTGGTCCAGCGTGCCGCCCCCGGCATCATGGCCGGCGCTGTTCAGGCCGCCCGTACCGACGCCCAGGAGAACCCCTGGCCATGAGGATCGTCGCCTGGCCCCCGGTGGGCATCGTCTCGGCCGCCCCGTGGGTGGAACGCCAGGTCGCGCGGTCTGAGGGGCTGAACACCCGGCGCGCCATCATGGCCTCGGCCGGTCCGGCCCGCCGAGTGGCGCAGCTGACCGTATCGGCGCTGGCGCAGGGACGGGCCGGCGCGGGCTACATGGATCAGCTGTGGCGCGAGATCGACGGCGGGCTGCATTACGTGCGCCTCGATATCCTGTCGCCCAACTGGCACATCGACCGGGCAACGGGCCGCGCCATGGGCTACACCCGGCCCGGCAACTGGACCTATAACGCGGAGACCGCGCAATGGACCAGCGGCGGGAATGCTGCCGTGTGGTTCACCGCGTCAAACCGCCCCGGCACGCCGGGCACCTCTGGCGGCTATCCGACCATCACGCTGGGCAGCCTGCCCCCGAATGCGCTGATCGTGCGCCCCGGTGATCTGGTCCGCAGCTATACCGTGGCGGCCGGCGCCGTGACGGGCAGCGCTGTGGCCCGTGCGGTGACCGAGGCGCGCAGCGATGCCGCTGGCGTGGTCACGATCCGGCTGGATACGACCCTGCAGGCGGGCATCATCAGCCTGCATGATGCCGAAAGCGTGGTGTTCGAGGTGACAGGCATCACGCCCGGGGCGCAGGGCGTGGGCGCCGACTGGCAGTATCAGGTCAGCCTGCGCGAGGTGCTGCCGACCGAATATGCCGGCGCGACGGAGGTCAACCCATGGCGGATGTGATGACGCGCGGTGCGGATTCCGGGTTCATCTCAGGGCTGGCCTCTGGCGTCTATCACCCGGCGGTGCTGGTGTTTGCCGATTGGCCTGGCGATCCGGTGCGGGTACATTCCGGCGTCGGCACGCTGGCGTGGGACGGCCACGACTGGATCGGCATTGGCGTGCATGGCATGGGCGGGCGGATCAGCCTGCCGGGCGAGGCGCAGGGCATGGCCTCGACCGAGGGGCAGGCGATGCTGGGCGGGCTGCCCGAGGATATCGACGCGCTGCTGGCGACCGATGCGCGCGGCTCCGCGGTGCAGGTCTGGTTTGCACAGACGACCGAGCGGTCTGGAGCCACGCTGCTGGGTGGGCCGGTGTCAGCCTGGGCCGGCTATATCGACGGCATGGACGATGCCGAGGACGGCACCGACGGGCGCGAGGTCAAGCGGCGGGTGACGGTCGCGCTGGTCAGCCGGGCATCGCAGCGCCTGTCGCCCTCGGCCTATCACACGGATGAGGACCAGCAGGCCGAATTCCCCGGGGACACGGCGGGCCGGCACCTGCGCGCCGCCCGGCAGCGGATGCAGGCCGAGGTGGTAAAATTCTGATCGAAGATATCGTGGCCGAGGTCATGGCCGGCCCCTTTGTCTGGGGCACGGCCGATTGCTGCACATCGGCCTGTGACGTGCATCTGCGGCTGACCGGCATTGACCCGATGGCGCGGTATCGCGGGGCCTATCACGGGCCGCGCGGCGCGCTGCGGCTGATCCGGTCGCAGGATGGTCTGCCCGCGATGGCGGCGGCCATGGCGGCAACGAATGACATGCGCGCCTGTGGCTGGCACCCGGGCGCGCTGGGGCTGGCAGAGGTGGGTCGGCAGCATGCGCTGGTGATCGGGCTGGACCAGCCCGGCTGGTGGGCCGGCAAAATCGACGGGGGCTATGCCCCGGTGCGGGGGGTGGTGGCAGCATGGCGATGGAACGGGTGATCTGATGCCGCAGGTTATTGCGACCTCAGTGGCCGGATGGCTGGCAGGCGCCGGGATCGGGGCAGGCATTGCGATCGGCACCACCACATGGGCGATGATCTACGCCCAGCTTGGCGTCTCGGTGCTGTTCTCGGCCGTGGCCAAGCGCATGGCCAAGCGGGGCATGTCCGGGTCCGACAGCCAGATCGACGTGGACCAGCCGGCCAGCGTGGTGATCAAGCGCCACGCCTATGGCTGGGGCCGGATCGAAGGCACCCCCGCCGCCATCATCGTCCGCGATGGCGTGTCCTATGCGGTCTGGATCGTCAGCAGCCGGCCCAGCCACGAGATCGAGACCATCGAATTCGACAATCGCGTCCTGACCCTGACCGGCGATCTGCTGGACTATGCGACCGGCGCGACCGCGACGGACAGCGTGTTCGGCGGCCATGTCAAGGTCTGGGCGGGACTGGGTGACCAGGCCGGCATCCCGGCGCAAATCCTGGCCGAGGTCGGCGACCCGACGGCGACAGATGATGCCGATTTCTGGGATACCGACCGCTGGCAGGGCCGCACGGTGATCTGGGCGCGGATGGCCAAGGGCGACCCGGCCAGTGCGGGCCAGCGGTGGCAGCGCATGCCCCCGGTGCTGCGCGTCACCGGCAAATGGACCCGCGTCTGGGATCCGCGCGATCCGGCGCAGGATGCCGACGATCCGGCGACCTGGGAATGGTCCGACAATCAGGCGCTGTGCCTGATCGACGCGCTGCGGTTCAACCCGATTGCGCAACTGCCGGTCTCACTGCTGCATATGCCAAGCCTGCTGCGGCAGGCCGATGTCGCGGATCAGGCCGTTGCCCTGAAGGCCGGCGGCACTGAACCGCGCTACCGGGTCGGCGGGCGGATCCTCTATGATCCCTCGACCGAACTCTATCAGGCGTTGTCACCGCTGGACGTGGCGGGTGGCGGCGGGCTGGTGCAGATCGGCGGACAGATCGGCTATCAGCCGGGCGAATATCTGGCACCCAGTGATACCATTGACGACGTGTTGCGCGAGGCGCCGCTGGCGTTCACGGCGCAGGTCCGAGGCCGCGATCTGCCCCGGGCCATCCGGGCGGTCTATCCCAACCCCGGCGGCGGGTGGGAGGATGCCAGCCTGATCCCCATCGCCGTGCCCGGTGCCGGCGGCTGGACCGGGGGTGACGACCGGGTCGAGGATCTGGCGCTGCCGATGGTGCCCTGGCCGCACCAGGCCAACCGGCTGGCGCAGATCAGGGCCCGGCAACTGGGCTGCCAGAAA encodes:
- a CDS encoding fibronectin type III domain-containing protein, with the protein product MPQVIATSVAGWLAGAGIGAGIAIGTTTWAMIYAQLGVSVLFSAVAKRMAKRGMSGSDSQIDVDQPASVVIKRHAYGWGRIEGTPAAIIVRDGVSYAVWIVSSRPSHEIETIEFDNRVLTLTGDLLDYATGATATDSVFGGHVKVWAGLGDQAGIPAQILAEVGDPTATDDADFWDTDRWQGRTVIWARMAKGDPASAGQRWQRMPPVLRVTGKWTRVWDPRDPAQDADDPATWEWSDNQALCLIDALRFNPIAQLPVSLLHMPSLLRQADVADQAVALKAGGTEPRYRVGGRILYDPSTELYQALSPLDVAGGGGLVQIGGQIGYQPGEYLAPSDTIDDVLREAPLAFTAQVRGRDLPRAIRAVYPNPGGGWEDASLIPIAVPGAGGWTGGDDRVEDLALPMVPWPHQANRLAQIRARQLGCQKRIKGVLFPRHFNLVAGANVTLSRPRPTDPRAGVYQITKIEPGYWMGADAERAPFRQPFEAREITADVYAWVAATDEQDIPVATVTQPDLALEEPTIGSLTAVGTYSGPELVVALAEGADNRTYGAVYALQYRIAGDDSWVALAAIQPFWAFEPGDVTSITGRIPGVLPETDYEVRVRAEGQGRVSDWVTGTITTPEFFLIIDAGIGP
- a CDS encoding DUF6950 family protein, encoding MAEVMAGPFVWGTADCCTSACDVHLRLTGIDPMARYRGAYHGPRGALRLIRSQDGLPAMAAAMAATNDMRACGWHPGALGLAEVGRQHALVIGLDQPGWWAGKIDGGYAPVRGVVAAWRWNG